A single window of Methylacidimicrobium sp. AP8 DNA harbors:
- the dtd gene encoding D-aminoacyl-tRNA deacylase, with protein sequence MIALIQRVREARVLVAGRPVGAIGTGILGLIAVERGDGKAAAERLLERMLGYRIFPDEAGRMGRSLREAGGGLLLVPQFTLAADTRKGCRPSFSPAAGPEIGRELFEYLVDRARERHGEVASGIFGADMDVALVNAGPVTFWLRAGGASAD encoded by the coding sequence ATGATCGCGTTGATTCAACGGGTACGCGAGGCGCGGGTGTTGGTAGCCGGGCGGCCGGTGGGCGCAATCGGAACGGGGATTCTCGGCCTGATCGCCGTCGAGCGCGGGGATGGGAAGGCCGCGGCCGAAAGGCTCCTGGAGCGGATGCTCGGCTACCGGATCTTTCCGGACGAGGCGGGGCGGATGGGCCGCTCTCTCCGCGAGGCCGGCGGCGGGCTGCTGCTGGTTCCTCAGTTCACGCTTGCGGCGGACACGCGAAAGGGGTGCCGCCCGAGCTTCTCGCCCGCCGCCGGCCCGGAGATCGGAAGGGAGCTCTTCGAGTATCTAGTCGATCGGGCGCGGGAGCGTCACGGAGAGGTCGCCAGCGGGATCTTCGGCGCCGACATGGACGTGGCGCTGGTCAACGCGGGGCCAGTCACCTTCTGGCTTCGGGCGGGAGGCGCTTCCGCGGACTGA